The following is a genomic window from Parabacteroides johnsonii DSM 18315.
GCGCAACGAAAGGATGTTAGCTGTAACCGTATTATTACCATATTCCGCTGTTTCCTCATTAAAAAATCTGGCATTATAAGCCGCCTTCATTTTAGCTGCCAGAGATTCATAGCCGGGGATATCCACATCCTGTCCGCAGATACGGGCAAAACCGATCATCTTATTCAGCAAATCATAATAGACAGTCGTACTGAGAATAGCACCGTCTGTCTTGCGGGAAGGATCTTTGGAATGGATCAGTTCCTGCGATTCGGGAGGCATACACCAGTCGCCATACTGGTCTTTCGTCATGATATAGTCCTTCATGGTCACTTCTTCCATATGCGCCATCCAGCGTTTCATGGCAGGATAATGGGCACGAATCGCACTGTCGTCACCGAACTGGCGATACAGCATATCCGCCACATAGAAGAAAGCAGACGGCCAGGTTACATCATCAGCATAGATCGTCCAGTAATTCGGGGAGACATCCGAGATGCTTCCTTCCGGGCTCATAGAATCCTCAATATCCTGCAACCATTTATTATACAACTGGGCATTATTGAAAATAAAGGCTTCGCCATAAGCACCCGTCGCACGGTCGCCCAACCAACCGAGACGCTCGTCACGCTGCGGGCAATCGGTCGGCATTCCACGATAGTTGCCTCGGATGCCCCAATACGCATTCTTGTGTATCTGGTTGACCAGCGGATGGGAGGTTTCAAAACGTCCGGTTGTCGCCATCTCGTCATAAATCACATGTCCGGTAAACGCAGACAGTTCCGGTTTATAATCGAGCCCCGAAACTTCCACAAAACGGAAACCATGATACACAAAGCGGGGCTGCCAACTGAAATCACCGTCTTTAGCCGGAGTATAAACATCAGTCACCTGTGCGGTACGCAGGTTTGCCAGATAGAGCGAACCGTCTTTCTGCAACAATTCGGCAAACTTCATCGAAACAGGTTTGTCTTTCTTCCCCTTCAAGTCAACAGAGAGCCAACCGACCATGTTCTGTCCCATATCCAGGATATACTTTCCATCGGGACGTTCAAAAATGGCAACAGGTTTCAACGTTTCTTGTACGCGGATATTCGGATTCTGCTGCGCAGTCAGTTTACCCGTAGGAGCTTCCATCACATCGGGAGTCTTCCATGCACCATCATTGAAACCATTCGTGTTCCAACCTTCCATCTCGAGGCGGGCATCATATTCTTCACCATCAAACTCGTTATTTGCGATAATCGGGCCTTTCGAAGTGATTTTCCAAGACGTATCACTGGCGACCGTCTCCTGCGACCCGTCTGTATATTCGATCTGGAGTTGTGCAAGCAAACGGGGCAAACCGAATGTTTTCATTCCCGGGTTACGCATAGAGAAGAAACGGCCATTCCCCAAAATCACCCCCAACGTATTCTTGTCGGGAGCCATCAAAGCTGTTACATCATATACATTATAATATATACGTTTATAATACAGGGACGGCATCGGGGCAAACACATCCTCGCTTACTTTCTTTCCGTTCAGGTAAGCCTCATACGAGCCAAGGCCGGAAATATACAAGACAGCCCTTGCCACTGCCTTATCCGCCGTAAACTCTTTACGCAGATATCGAGCGGCCAAACGTGTTTTATTGTTTCCACCGGCCACACCTATCTCCTCTCCCGGATTGGAAAGGGAATTTTCACCAATCCAAGTCGCTTTCCATTCCGAACCATCGAGCAACGCCATCGACCATCTGCCGGCATCACTCCAAGGAGTATCACCCTGATTAGTCGTCAATTTCACACGCCAATAGTAAGGTTTCCCCGATTCCAGCGCTTTTCCGGCATACGGAACCAGTACCGATTCGTCCGAACGGACCACTCCCGAATCCCACCAAAGCCCGTCACCGGACTCCAACTGTTCAGGAGAAGCGGCCACCTGTATCTGATAGGCAGTCTGTTTCAAATCCGGCTTGCCGGAAGCTATCTGCCAGGAAAAACGGGGTTGCACCACATTGATTCCCAATGGATTTTCTTTCATCTCCAACCGGAGGTTCTTCACTTCGACAGTCGAATCGGACGAACATCCCGTCCATCCCAAGACCAAAGCGACCAGAAGCAATAAAGCTGTCTTTTTCATATCGTTGCGATTTAATCTGTTAATAGCATGACTTTGTTTTCAAAGGAAACGATTTCTTCACAGACTCCGTTTCTAAAAATGATTTTATATCTTATGATTTTGATAAAAAAGAGCCGGAAGCGGCCTTGCGATCGTTTGCCCGGCCGACCAAAAGGAAGAGTCGGTTCGATTCCCATCCGTTTCCAATCCGATGCAAGTGTAATTTGTTTTCGACAACGTCGAAAATATATACGACAACGTCAAGAATTTATACGACAATGTCGAAAACATACACGACAATGCAGAAAGCAAATTACACTTGCATCAAATCAGAAAGACATCAGGTTGCATTCCTAAAGCAAATTAAGTACTTTTGCCTGTAATTAACGACTAAAAGAAAGAGCGATATGAATTATTACGAACTTACATTCACATACACCTCTCCTGTCGAGACTTCCATCATCAATGACGTATTGGCAGCCGAACTGGGAGAAATCGGTTTTGAAAGTTTTGCCGAAAACGAAAACGGGTTACAAGGGTATATTTCCGACCAACTATATAATGTAAAGGGATTGCAGGAGAAACTTGCCGAATTTCCGTTGGAAAACGTGGAAATCCATTTTACTGAAACAATGGTGGAAAGCAAGGACTGGAACGAAGAATGGGAAAAGAACTATTTCAAACCGATTCGCATCGGCAAGGATTGTATCATCCGTGCTTCATTCCACGAACATGAGCCGGGTTATACCTATAACATCATCATCGATCCGAAGATGGCATTCGGGACCGGCAACCATGAGACAACCTTCTTGATGATCAGCGAAATGCTCAAACTGGACCTCATCGGCAAAGAGTTGCTCGATATGGGTTGCGGAACAGCCGTACTGGCCATCCTCGCCCGTATGAAAGGAGCCGGACGTGTGGTGGGCATCGACATCGACGAATGGGCCTACAACAATGCGCTCGAAAACATCCGCCTTAACAATACGAACGATATCATGGTCGCCCTGGGAGGGGCCGAACAGATCCCGGCATTCGGAACATTCGACATCGTATTCGCAAACATCAACCGGAATATTCTGCTGAATGACATCCGCCATTACAACGAGTGTATGAAACCCGGAGCCTTCCTTTACATGAGCGGCTTTTATGTAGAAGACATTCCTGCCATTGAAGAGGAGTGCAAACGTAACGGATTAGCATTGTTGTCGCACACAGAGAAGAATAATTGGGCAGCGGTGAAAGTCCAAAAACAATAACATTAATTAACCCTAAAAGTTAAGGCCAAAATAAACCATCATTCAAGTATATTCGTTATCTTAGTAGCAACATTATAAAAAGAAAGAGTTATGAAAAACGTAGATTCTAAATTATTACTGGGATTAGTAGTTGGTGCAGCCGTTGGCGCCGCAGTTGGTTATCTGGCAGCAACAGATAAAAGGGAACAACTATTGGACGAATTGAATGGTGTAGTTGGTAAAGTAAAAGAAGGCTTCAATTCTGCTCTTGCCAAATATAAAGAAGGAAAAGCTGAAATTGCAAAAACTACAGAAGAAATCGTAGCAGAATAATTTTGTATGGAGAAAGACTCAGGTGAAATCTTCCGGGAGCTGAAAAAAGATCTTTCGGCTTACGTGGAGTTGAAGCTCGAACTCCTAAAATTAAACACATATGAGAGAACGGGAAAGGTTATTGCCGTTCTTTCATATGGTGTTATTTTACTATTTCTGGCTTTCTTTGCGATTCTGTTCATTTTCCTCGCATTAGGTTTTTTCCTGGGGGATCTGTTCGGTTCGGCTGGTTCGGGATTCGGCGTGGTAGCCGTACTCTATCTGCTGCTGATCGGCATTATTATTATGAACAAAGACAGAATCAGCAATAAAGTATTAAACGTTGTGATCTCCGCATTGACAACAAATGATGATAAAACAAACGCGACAGACAATGAACAATCCGCAACAGACACCACTGGAGAAACTGATTTCTGACCGTCGCCGCATCCAACAGGAATGCACGATACAGGAGCGGAAATTGAATGCCGACTTCTCCTACATACAAGAGAATGCCGGAACGTTGTTACTTTCAGGTGTCTCCGCACTCCTATTCCCCAACACAAAAGCCAAATCCAAAGGGACAGAAAGCAACCGGCCCGCACAGACACCGGAAGTGCCATCCATGTCATTAGGCTTTGCCGATTATCTTTCTGTGGCACAAGGATTATTACCCGTCGCATGGGATGTCGCACGCCCATTATTGACTGCCTGGGGCATCCAGAAAGTCCAGACATGGATAATTAAGAAACTTTTCAAGAAAAAGAAATAAGCCTCAACAATTAATTTATGTTAGAGGGCATATTTTTCTCGTTCTAATTCCTGTACAATAAAAAAAATGACTAACTTTGCAGTCGTTAAAAACAAGGTGCGACGAATGTATTTTTTCCTTGCAGTTGTTCAGTTAAATTGGAGATAAATAATATTTTTAATAAACCCATAAAAGTTTTATTACAATGATTAAAGTAGGTATTAACGGTTTCGGCCGTATCGGACGTATGGTGTTCCGTGCTGCAGTTAAGAACTTCGGCAATGACATTCAGATTGTAGGTATCAATGACCTGTTGGATGCTGATTATTTGGCATATATGCTGAAATATGATTCAGTACACGGCCGTTTCGACGGAACTGTAGAAGTAGAAGGCAACAATTTAGTTGTAAACGGTAACAAAATCCGTCTGACTGCTGAAATGGATCCTGCTAACCTGAAATGGAACGAAGTTGGTGCTGAAGTTGTTGTTGAATCAACAGGTTTCTTCTTGACAGACGAAACAGCTCGCAAACATATCCAGGCTGGTGCTAAGAAAGTTATCATGTCTGCTCCTTCTAAGGACGCTACTCCTATGTTCGTTTATGGTGTTAACCACACAACTTACGCAGGTCAGGACATCATCTCTAACGCTTCTTGTACTACAAACTGCTTGGCTCCTATTGCTAAAGTATTGAACGACAAGTTCGGTATCGTTAAAGGTTTGATGACTACAGTTCACGCTGCTACTGCTACTCAGAAGACAGTAGACGGTCCTTCTAAGAAAGACTGGAGAGGTGGTCGCGGTATCCTTGAAAACATCATCCCGTCTTCAACAGGTGCTGCTAAGGCTGTAGGTAAAGTTCTGCCGGTATTGAACGGTAAACTGACTGGTATGGCTTTCCGCGTTCCGACTTCTGACGTTTCTGTTGTTGACCTGACAGTAGTTCTGGAAAAGGCTGCTACAATGGACGACATCAAGGCTGCTATGAAGGAAGCTTCTGAAGGCGAATTGAAAGGTGTACTGGGTTACACAGAAGATGCAGTTGTTTCAACTGACTTCCGTGGTTGCTCTAACACTTCTATCTTCGATGCTAAGGCTGGTATCTCTTTGGATGACAACTTCGCTAAGATCGTTTCTTGGTATGACAACGAATGGGGTTATTCAAACAAAGTTTGTGAAATGGCTCGCGTTATCGCTGGTAAGTAATCAGAAACAAACATATATGAAAGAAGCTGTACCTGAAAAGGTGCAGCTTTTTTTATGTCAGCTATTCCATAATCCTCCAGCTCCATATGGTAGTTGACAAATAATCATGTACCTTTGCATCTATGGATGCCTATCAACTTATCACTGTTTTAGGGCCGACAGCATCCGGCAAAACAACATTTGCCGCTGCACTCGCCGCCCAGCTGGACACGGAGATCATCAGCGCCGATTCCAGACAGATCTACCGTTCGATGGATATCGGGACCGGAAAGGACCTGGCCGATTATACGGTAAATGGAAAAAAGATTCCTTACCACCTGATTGACATCTGCGATCCGGGATACAAATATAACGTATTCGAATACCAGCATGATTTCTTCCGGGTGTATGAAGCAATCCGGAAAAAGGGAAAACTGCCGATTTTATGCGGCGGTACAGGCATGTATATAGAAGCTGTTCTGAAAGGATACAGACTCTTGGATGTCCCTCAGAACCCGGAATTGCGCGAGTCTTTGAAAGACAAGTCACTCCCGGAACTGGAGCAGATACTTGCCGGCTACAAGGTCCTTCATAACAAGACAGATGTAGATACCGCCCAACGGGCTATCCGGGCAATCGAAATCGAAGAATATTATAAGAACGAAGCGCCGGATGCCAATGAATATGATCCGATCGATAGCCTGATCATCGGTATAGACATAGACCGGGAGCTACGGCGCGAAAAGATTTCCCGCCGTCTGCATGCCCGCCTGGATGAAGGGATGGTCGACGAGGTACGGAAGATCATCGATTCGGGAGTTAAACCGGAAGATCTGATCTATTACGGGCTGGAATATAAATATCTGACATTATATATAATAGGCGGACTGTCTTACGAAGATATGGTTTCCCAGTTGGAGATCGCTATCCACCAGTTTGCCAAACGGCAAATGACCTGGTTTCGGGGTATGGAGCGCCGGGGAAGCACCATCCATTGGATAGATGCAACATTGCCGACAGAGGAAAAGATAGAGAAGGCATTAGAGTTATTGAAACGATAAGGATTGTCGTCCCGTAGGGGCAGGGCTCTGCTCTACCCATTGAATCCGGGCAAGACGGATGCTATTTTTCATTGGAGGTGTGTCAAAACTATCCTGTTCCCGCGCTTGACGCGGGATCGCATTAGAGCCAGTCATATAAACATCTGATTGATAAGGTTTGCTCTTTTGCGGCCCCGCGTCAAGCGCGGGGACAAAGGGATTTTGACACCCCCCTCGACGGGTCGCCATTATCAATCCACACCGATAAATCATCATTTATGACTCGAAACTGGCAAATTTTGAAACAAAACAATATATAATAATTATGGTAACAGTTAAGGATTTAAAAGATAAAGACAACTTCTTTCTGATGGCAGGCCCCTGTGTGATAGAGGGGGAAGATATGGCATTGCGTATTGCGGAGAAGGTAGTCGGCATTACGAATAAGTTAAATATACCGTATGTATTCAAAGGC
Proteins encoded in this region:
- a CDS encoding YtxH domain-containing protein gives rise to the protein MKNVDSKLLLGLVVGAAVGAAVGYLAATDKREQLLDELNGVVGKVKEGFNSALAKYKEGKAEIAKTTEEIVAE
- a CDS encoding phage holin family protein is translated as MEKDSGEIFRELKKDLSAYVELKLELLKLNTYERTGKVIAVLSYGVILLFLAFFAILFIFLALGFFLGDLFGSAGSGFGVVAVLYLLLIGIIIMNKDRISNKVLNVVISALTTNDDKTNATDNEQSATDTTGETDF
- the prmA gene encoding 50S ribosomal protein L11 methyltransferase encodes the protein MNYYELTFTYTSPVETSIINDVLAAELGEIGFESFAENENGLQGYISDQLYNVKGLQEKLAEFPLENVEIHFTETMVESKDWNEEWEKNYFKPIRIGKDCIIRASFHEHEPGYTYNIIIDPKMAFGTGNHETTFLMISEMLKLDLIGKELLDMGCGTAVLAILARMKGAGRVVGIDIDEWAYNNALENIRLNNTNDIMVALGGAEQIPAFGTFDIVFANINRNILLNDIRHYNECMKPGAFLYMSGFYVEDIPAIEEECKRNGLALLSHTEKNNWAAVKVQKQ
- the miaA gene encoding tRNA (adenosine(37)-N6)-dimethylallyltransferase MiaA, with the protein product MDAYQLITVLGPTASGKTTFAAALAAQLDTEIISADSRQIYRSMDIGTGKDLADYTVNGKKIPYHLIDICDPGYKYNVFEYQHDFFRVYEAIRKKGKLPILCGGTGMYIEAVLKGYRLLDVPQNPELRESLKDKSLPELEQILAGYKVLHNKTDVDTAQRAIRAIEIEEYYKNEAPDANEYDPIDSLIIGIDIDRELRREKISRRLHARLDEGMVDEVRKIIDSGVKPEDLIYYGLEYKYLTLYIIGGLSYEDMVSQLEIAIHQFAKRQMTWFRGMERRGSTIHWIDATLPTEEKIEKALELLKR
- the gap gene encoding type I glyceraldehyde-3-phosphate dehydrogenase; protein product: MIKVGINGFGRIGRMVFRAAVKNFGNDIQIVGINDLLDADYLAYMLKYDSVHGRFDGTVEVEGNNLVVNGNKIRLTAEMDPANLKWNEVGAEVVVESTGFFLTDETARKHIQAGAKKVIMSAPSKDATPMFVYGVNHTTYAGQDIISNASCTTNCLAPIAKVLNDKFGIVKGLMTTVHAATATQKTVDGPSKKDWRGGRGILENIIPSSTGAAKAVGKVLPVLNGKLTGMAFRVPTSDVSVVDLTVVLEKAATMDDIKAAMKEASEGELKGVLGYTEDAVVSTDFRGCSNTSIFDAKAGISLDDNFAKIVSWYDNEWGYSNKVCEMARVIAGK
- a CDS encoding alpha-L-rhamnosidase, which produces MKKTALLLLVALVLGWTGCSSDSTVEVKNLRLEMKENPLGINVVQPRFSWQIASGKPDLKQTAYQIQVAASPEQLESGDGLWWDSGVVRSDESVLVPYAGKALESGKPYYWRVKLTTNQGDTPWSDAGRWSMALLDGSEWKATWIGENSLSNPGEEIGVAGGNNKTRLAARYLRKEFTADKAVARAVLYISGLGSYEAYLNGKKVSEDVFAPMPSLYYKRIYYNVYDVTALMAPDKNTLGVILGNGRFFSMRNPGMKTFGLPRLLAQLQIEYTDGSQETVASDTSWKITSKGPIIANNEFDGEEYDARLEMEGWNTNGFNDGAWKTPDVMEAPTGKLTAQQNPNIRVQETLKPVAIFERPDGKYILDMGQNMVGWLSVDLKGKKDKPVSMKFAELLQKDGSLYLANLRTAQVTDVYTPAKDGDFSWQPRFVYHGFRFVEVSGLDYKPELSAFTGHVIYDEMATTGRFETSHPLVNQIHKNAYWGIRGNYRGMPTDCPQRDERLGWLGDRATGAYGEAFIFNNAQLYNKWLQDIEDSMSPEGSISDVSPNYWTIYADDVTWPSAFFYVADMLYRQFGDDSAIRAHYPAMKRWMAHMEEVTMKDYIMTKDQYGDWCMPPESQELIHSKDPSRKTDGAILSTTVYYDLLNKMIGFARICGQDVDIPGYESLAAKMKAAYNARFFNEETAEYGNNTVTANILSLRLGLVPEGYEGKVFSNIMKKTEGDFNGHVSTGVLGIQHLMRGLTEYGRVDMAYKILTNETYPSWGYMIKNGATTIWELWNGDTANPAMNSANHVMLLGDLLIWYYEDLAGIKCAPDAVGFKKLVMEPVFPDGLDEVSASYGSVYGEIKSAWTKKGGDFSWDITLPGNTSAIVRIPKKYNVTVGHLPGVRRVSATEGYMEIEIGSGSYHFGK